Proteins encoded together in one Bradyrhizobium sp. PSBB068 window:
- a CDS encoding CoA transferase has translation MSALPLSGIKILDLTRVLAGPLSAQMLADLGAEVIKIERPGGGDDARAFGPPYLADPEGKQNNNNSFYLCANRNKKSVTVNIAKPEGQAIIRELAKSADVMMENYKVGDLKRYGLDYETIKQLNPGIIYCSVTGFGQTGPYAPRAGYDAILQAMGGLMSVTGHIDGEPGEGPMKVGPSIVDYMTGMNTSIGILAALYHRDANNGEGQHIDVCLFDTVIASLSHWLQIYLVNGKTPPRRGTWGNGGMPAGVFRCTDGELMLVVGNDGQFQRTCAVLGEPELANDKRFVKNNDRVVHGKEIMAIFAGLFLKHPVAYWLEKLEEAGVPSGPINNFEQVFSDPHVQSRGMRVKVDHPFEPNLSLIRNALTFSGTPITDYRAPPLLGADTKDVLATIGYDDAKVEGLKAQGIL, from the coding sequence ATGTCGGCTCTGCCACTCTCGGGCATCAAGATTCTCGACCTGACGCGGGTGCTCGCGGGCCCGCTGTCGGCCCAGATGCTGGCGGATCTCGGCGCCGAGGTTATCAAGATCGAGCGGCCCGGCGGTGGCGACGATGCCCGCGCCTTTGGCCCGCCCTACCTCGCCGACCCCGAAGGCAAGCAGAACAACAACAATTCGTTCTACCTCTGCGCCAACCGCAACAAGAAGTCGGTCACCGTCAATATCGCCAAGCCCGAAGGGCAGGCGATCATCCGCGAGCTCGCCAAATCGGCCGACGTGATGATGGAGAACTACAAGGTCGGCGACCTCAAGCGCTACGGCCTCGACTACGAGACCATCAAGCAGCTCAACCCCGGCATCATCTATTGCTCGGTGACCGGCTTCGGCCAGACCGGACCCTACGCGCCGCGCGCCGGCTACGACGCGATCCTGCAGGCGATGGGCGGATTGATGAGCGTCACCGGCCATATCGACGGCGAGCCAGGCGAGGGCCCGATGAAGGTCGGCCCCTCGATCGTCGACTACATGACCGGAATGAACACCTCGATCGGGATCCTCGCGGCGCTCTACCACCGCGACGCCAATAACGGGGAAGGGCAGCATATCGACGTCTGCCTGTTCGATACCGTGATCGCCTCGCTGTCGCATTGGCTGCAGATCTACCTCGTCAACGGCAAGACCCCGCCGCGCCGCGGGACCTGGGGCAATGGCGGCATGCCGGCCGGCGTGTTCCGCTGCACCGACGGCGAATTGATGCTGGTGGTCGGCAATGACGGCCAGTTCCAGCGCACCTGCGCCGTGCTCGGCGAACCCGAGCTCGCCAATGACAAGCGCTTCGTCAAGAACAACGACCGCGTCGTGCACGGCAAGGAGATCATGGCGATCTTCGCCGGCCTGTTCCTGAAGCACCCCGTCGCGTACTGGCTCGAAAAGCTCGAGGAGGCCGGCGTGCCGTCAGGCCCGATCAACAATTTCGAGCAGGTGTTCAGCGACCCGCACGTGCAGTCGCGCGGCATGCGGGTGAAGGTCGATCACCCCTTCGAGCCGAACCTGTCGCTGATCCGCAACGCGCTGACCTTCTCGGGCACCCCGATCACCGACTACCGCGCCCCGCCGCTGCTCGGCGCCGACACCAAGGACGTGCTGGCGACCATCGGCTATGACGACGCCAAGGTCGAAGGGCTGAAGGCGCAGGGGATTCTGTAG
- a CDS encoding SiaC family regulatory phosphoprotein, with product MKQDRKIQIPGVDLTFADGRTGRIWGTSGLHDLKGESFRRAAEYLAKRARQDEAFDWKIIVELDQVITSAVTPLFNLMKDLNDIAAEKSDRRSIEIEWHVRPGDDSMRGLGTGLQKELPETSSFSFKVVDVKKPQRR from the coding sequence ATGAAGCAAGACAGGAAGATCCAGATTCCGGGCGTTGATTTGACGTTTGCCGACGGCAGGACGGGCCGGATCTGGGGGACGTCCGGCCTGCACGACCTGAAGGGCGAGTCGTTCAGGCGCGCCGCCGAATATCTTGCCAAGCGCGCGCGGCAGGATGAGGCGTTCGACTGGAAGATCATCGTCGAGCTCGATCAGGTGATCACCTCGGCCGTCACACCTCTGTTCAACCTGATGAAGGACCTCAACGACATCGCCGCCGAGAAGAGCGACCGCCGGTCGATCGAGATCGAGTGGCACGTCAGGCCGGGCGATGACAGCATGCGGGGTCTCGGGACCGGCCTCCAGAAGGAGTTACCGGAGACATCGAGCTTCTCGTTCAAGGTCGTTGACGTCAAGAAGCCTCAGAGGCGCTAG
- a CDS encoding SpoIIE family protein phosphatase: protein MKNSAKPKRGRGTAKSSKVKMLGRAITALENDLRHLAELNRVIFPVIVGSAGLPGDVLVARFDSAAPKSSELLHLPAQGDFYFARRIDNSIYLVVGDATGHHAHAGGLKLYMATMLTRLFEKCEREKTLLSPTKILKQVDAWFSIATQSPTEDLGGAQLVLIRIDMAAPSSIRFASAGLPVYALGPDLDEYGAFNEFNRVQFRQAGEQAKSKRQVGEIAARKACFLVVATDGFHGLKRRVRAARRGRGKSGGDESFGLRGVKRALRRGYKAAAAGSAAVCPAERIADALTESAKRFREGGPPKDYDDDHRLVVVVDLGAVWRMAETEAEAAALVPVPDALRIGAGRASQAAENVGALTKCIP from the coding sequence ATGAAGAACAGCGCGAAACCGAAGCGCGGTCGAGGTACCGCGAAATCGTCCAAGGTGAAGATGCTGGGGCGGGCGATCACCGCTCTCGAGAACGATCTGCGTCATCTCGCCGAGCTCAATCGTGTGATCTTTCCGGTCATCGTCGGTAGTGCCGGGCTTCCGGGCGATGTGCTCGTTGCCAGGTTCGACAGCGCCGCTCCCAAATCGTCGGAGCTGTTGCACTTGCCCGCGCAGGGCGACTTCTACTTCGCGCGTCGGATCGACAACAGCATCTATCTGGTCGTCGGCGATGCGACGGGCCATCACGCCCATGCCGGCGGCCTGAAACTGTACATGGCCACCATGCTGACTCGCCTCTTCGAGAAGTGCGAGCGCGAGAAGACACTGCTGTCGCCGACCAAGATACTGAAGCAAGTGGACGCGTGGTTTTCGATCGCGACGCAATCGCCGACTGAGGACCTTGGGGGCGCGCAGCTGGTTTTGATCCGTATCGACATGGCCGCGCCGAGTAGTATCAGGTTTGCCAGCGCGGGGTTGCCGGTCTACGCGCTGGGCCCGGACCTGGACGAATACGGAGCATTCAACGAGTTCAACCGCGTCCAGTTCCGCCAGGCTGGCGAGCAGGCCAAGAGCAAGCGCCAGGTCGGCGAGATCGCCGCGAGAAAGGCATGTTTTCTTGTTGTCGCCACCGATGGCTTTCACGGCTTGAAGCGACGCGTTCGCGCCGCGAGGCGCGGGCGAGGCAAGTCGGGGGGGGATGAATCGTTTGGCCTTCGCGGAGTCAAGCGGGCGTTGCGCCGCGGCTACAAGGCGGCGGCTGCCGGATCGGCCGCCGTGTGTCCTGCGGAACGCATCGCCGACGCGTTGACTGAATCGGCAAAGCGGTTCCGCGAAGGCGGCCCCCCGAAGGACTACGATGACGACCATCGGCTGGTCGTGGTTGTCGATCTCGGCGCGGTCTGGCGAATGGCGGAGACCGAAGCCGAGGCGGCCGCGCTGGTACCCGTCCCGGATGCCCTCCGGATCGGCGCCGGCAGGGCATCACAGGCTGCGGAGAACGTTGGGGCTTTAACGAAATGCATACCGTGA